The sequence below is a genomic window from Aureispira sp. CCB-E.
AAATACAGTTTTCTTTACTATGAATATCACTTATCCTAAGATTAAGCACTTCACTAAGTCGTAACCCTGCAGAATAAATCGTTAAGATGATGCATCTGTGTTTTAAATTCTTGATAGATTTTATTATTAACATGACTTCTTGCTCTGAAAATACATGAGGTAATTTTTTAACAGCTCTAGGACGGTGCCATTGGTAAGTTTCTTTGGGGCGATTTAAGACTTTTTCAAAATAAAATTTAATCGCATTAATGTATTGGTTTTGAGTAGAACGTGCAATGTTTTTTCTTCTAATCAAATGGATCATAAATCTTTGAATATCAGAATTTTTCATTTGATTCAAATTCTTTTTAGGATAAAAATCAATAAATTCTTTAAAGCAAGATTTATAGGTTTTTATCGTGTTGTAACTATATCGTTTTATCATCAACTGTTCTTCATAGTTGACTAAAAGAGTGCTTTTGTTCAAATTTCCCATAGGCTCAATGATTTTTGTATATAAAATTAAGACTTTACAATTAGGATAAAAAGCTTTTAATCAGGATTTTATTATCTTAATTGATTGTAATCAGATAATAAACGATTACAATCAGATAATAAACGATTATTTGATCTAATAAGAGAGATGAAGATAATTAGAGGGGATTTGTATTTAGGAAAAAAGCAGTGTGAAATAAAATGGTAGAGAATAATAAAAAATTATAATGAGATGAAAGATAAGACTTGTAGTTATTGTAAGAAGGGATTAAAAGGAAGAAGGGATAAAAAATTTTGTTCCTTAAAATGTAAAAATACATTTAATTATGAATTGAGACGAGATACAAAAACAATAACAAAAACAATAGACGCTATATTACATAGAAATTATGAAATATTACGAATGCTAATGTCAGAGGGAAAGAAAAAAATATATTATAATCGTTTAGTATTGGAGCAAATAGGTTTTCAATTTAACTATCATACAAGTACGTATGTTAATTCGAAGAAGAAGATTTATTATTATGTCTATGATTTTGCTTGGATGGAATTTACTACAAGAGAAATACTGATTGTAAAAAAGTAACTAGAAGTGATATATATACTTTTTAAAGGATACTTTTGTATTTTGATGTTGTTTAAATTGATAATAAGTATACCCCAAAAGCAAAATCACTGAAGTGACAATCCCAACCGTCACTGCCACTCGAGTCCAATCGGTTTTCATAGCAGGATAATCCCGATTCAAAGAACCGATTAACTGCCTTTCATAAGGACTATTAATACGTTGATAATAGCCAATCATTCGCTGTCTAAAAGCATTAAAAATACGAGCCTGCCCTACTCGCAGGATTTGCCGATTGAGCGCCTGAACAGAAGCCACCCCAAAAGCACCATCCACCGAAAGGCGCTCTCCCAAGTCATTAAGGGTGCGCTGCATTTCTTTGATGGCATTACCTCCAGCCGAACTTTTCATATCCGCCAAAATATCTGCAAGGGCTTGGCTCTGGATCAAGTCGCCTTGGATCTTATCCCAATACCTCACCTTGTAAATCTGCATGGCTTCAGTAATAGATAAGTTTTCCATTTCTGCTTTAGAGACCATGCGCCCACGCCAGGCAATGAGTGTCGGAGCAGCAATACTTCGATTGGTACCGATCAAAGTACCAACACCTACTTTATTTGAGGACCAATTGCCCTTGTCGTTATATAAATCCTGGTAACCTGCCATGATACGCCGCCACCGTCGTTTGGTGGGCAGCATCCAACTGTTGAAACTAGCCATAGGAAGAGGTTTTTGAAGTGGTTTTGAAAAAGCAACAGCAACTCAAGCGCTTGGTGCTGGAGTTGCTGGAGTAGATTGGGCGTAGAGCCAACGAAAGAATAAAAGGACAAGTAGCACAAGCAAAATAGGTTTGAGTAGGTCAAAGAGTTCTTGCATTAAAGAAGGTTCTTTTTGCTCTTGACTCGACCACCACCAATAGCCTGTACTACCAGCACCTAATAAAAAAGGAAGTAATAAAAACATGGGTTTAGATTGTTTTAAGCAGCTGCAAGACTTGTCTGCAGTTGAGCTAAAGTAATGCTCTTTTGTTGGGTGTATCGAAGGAGCATTTGCTCGGTTCTATCTCCAAAAATGCCATCCTCTTCTAGTAGAGGAATGAAGGTTGGAGCGTGTTTTTGATGCTCTTGATTTAAGAGTTGTTGCAGCTGTCGCACTTGTTCTCCTTGACTGCCTTTTTTAAGAAGGAGGCTTTCAGGATTAGAGGTAGTTGTATTATTAGAAACCGCTGTTGATTTAGCCCCTGTTAAGAGCGTTCCTTTAAAAAGGCGATGTCGATAAAAATACAAGACAAGCAAGAGGACCAACAAACCAACGGCAAGAAGTGGTTTTTGATATTGGATCAGTTTTTCTTTCATGTTAAATGGGTTGATCTTGGTTTTCTCCTCCTGCTACTTCCAAGTTTTTGGCTTGAGCGTTGGTGGTTTGAGGCGCTGGGGCATTTTTAGTCAAATCTTTGTTGGTCGTTTTCTTTGGAGCTGCTTTTTCAGCCGCTTGCTTTTCGGCTTTCTTTTTCTTGAGGTAGAAAAAAGTGCCCACTCCCAAAAGAGCCACAACAAAGAAAATGCCCGCTATTTTATACGAAGGTTTTGATAACATGATGATTGACAATTAAAAAAAGAAGGTGATAAAATAAAGGATTAACTAGCTGGTCACGGCTTGCAATTGCTGGATGCGTTGATAAATCAAGTCAAAATAACTCAAGCTGTTGATGCCTGTTTTTAGATTACAATCCACATGACAAGCTTTCATAGGAATGGTGATGTCCACGCCATACTTGACTTTGTAGGCTTTGACCGTTGCCATAAAACGAGCAGGATCCAAATCATAGAGCTCTTTGATGGGATTGCAGCGCTCTGAAAAATCAAAGTAATATCGAGTGATCAACCCTTTGTTGAGTCGAACGAGTAAAGGATTCGGATCATAAACCACTGTTTGTCCATGCTCGTCTTGGAGGTTGACTGTCACATCAATTTCTCGTTGCTCCACCGCTTTCTTTTGGCGTTTACCAATCAGATAAGCAAGAGCAATTGCCAGGAGTACCCCAGCGCCTAAAAATAGGTGTTTGTTTTCCATAACAATGGGCTTTTTAGGGGAAGTTTGAATTAGGTTAAAATAAGATCAAGGGCATCGTTGGTACGACTATCTTGCGGATCATAGTTCTTGCTGTAGTCCGTTCCTGTCTCAGGATCTAGGTAGGTAAACAGCCACCCATCGCCCCCTTTGGAGGTTGGAGCGGTTAAGGTTCGGATGGCTTCCCATTCGGTTACTTTGTTGAGCTGATCAATGGCTTCCACCCAGCGCTGCACAAAAGTATAGAGATTCCCTGCAGGATAAGCGGCTTTGCCGTTGTCGTTCACTTTGACCAACCAACGATCATCCACTTGATGCCCATTAAAATCTTTAAAAAAGTCCAACTCGCTGCGTTGTCCCCAATACCACCAAATATTATCGGCACTAATGGTGGTTGAAACGGTTGTTCCTAGCAGCAAATTCAATTGTACCGAGGGCAACCACCAAGGCATGGTGGGATCTCGTTTGTTGCTGAGATTTAAGCCCTCCCAGCCCCTATCCAAGAGCTTTTGTAAATCCGATCTTAGGGCAGGTCCTTGTGATTCGTGTTTGCCATAAATCGGGAAGGTCAAATAACGCTTGGCAGGATCCGAATGGACGTCCACGCCAGATACTTTGTCAAAGAGCTGGTCAATGGCTTTTTGTGTATCGGAGTTGAATTTAATCAACTCCCTGCCAATATCGTACTTAGCACGAATGATGTCCATGACCGCTACTTTGGATTGTAAATGCTCTGCTTTGGCAGTAATCAAAGCTTGTGCTCGAGTGCCTTTGATGTAAAGCGGCTCTTTTTGTTTGGGTTGGTTTTCGTTGCCTGTGTTGCCACTGTTAAAACTAGAATTGTTATGACCAAATAAAAAGGCAATCTGTTCTTTGGTCAAACCTGTGTTTTGACTGGAGACATTGTTGCGTCCTGTAACCACTGGCGTTGAAGCAGCGGTTTCTTTTTTGGTGGTAACAGTGGGCTCTTCTTCTTTTTTAGGACGGAGTACCGCCCAAACCGCCCAACCGCCAAGGGCTAGAATGAGCAGCAAACCAATGACCAATAAGGGTGTTTTATTCGTTGGATTTTCCATGCTTAAAAAAGATTAATAGGGCGATTAATAAGACAACTCCACCAATGACGCCTCCAATCAACCAGGGCGAAGGTTTGGGTGGAGGATCAGGAGCAGGCACATAAGTTGGAGTGGAAGGACTGGGTTTTCCCATCAAGGACCCTAAGAAGCCTGTAATGCTGTCCAAACCATTGGCACTGGCATTGATAATATCAGCGGCATTTTGTGGTTTTTTGTTGGGTTCTTGGTTGGAATCGCTGTTAGCGTTGTTGTTCTGGTTTTTGTTTCGGTCTTCACTCACCGTGCCTTCCCCTTCTAAATGGCAAGCCATAAAGAGGGGGGCATTAGGATCTTCACAAGCCATGGTTATACTTTTTTAACGAAGTGAAAAGAAAGTGCCAACATAAAAAGAACGATGCTGATTTGCAGCGCAAGCCCTGTGATGCTTTTAGCCGTGCAATAACCACAAGGTTTGTTGGGTGTTGCTGTTGGTGTGGGCGTTGGCGTTGTTGTTGGTACTGTGATGGTAGTCGTACTAAGAGTTGGATTGGATGGGTTGACCAAATTCTCATTGTTGGAGTTGGTCGTATTGGAGGTATTGGTTGGGTTGACCGTATTTTCTAATACCTGAGGAGTGTTTTTAGTGGGTTTGGGATCAGGAACAGAAGGCATTGCAGTGGTGGTAATCGTTGCAATCGGAGCCGTTGCCATACGAGATTCAGAAAGGGTACCTAGACTCATGATGTAGGGTGTTTGGAGTAAAAGAAAAGAAGGAGTAGAAGCA
It includes:
- a CDS encoding glycosyl hydrolase 108 family protein, with the protein product MASFNSWMLPTKRRWRRIMAGYQDLYNDKGNWSSNKVGVGTLIGTNRSIAAPTLIAWRGRMVSKAEMENLSITEAMQIYKVRYWDKIQGDLIQSQALADILADMKSSAGGNAIKEMQRTLNDLGERLSVDGAFGVASVQALNRQILRVGQARIFNAFRQRMIGYYQRINSPYERQLIGSLNRDYPAMKTDWTRVAVTVGIVTSVILLLGYTYYQFKQHQNTKVSFKKYIYHF
- the xerA gene encoding site-specific tyrosine recombinase/integron integrase, encoding MGNLNKSTLLVNYEEQLMIKRYSYNTIKTYKSCFKEFIDFYPKKNLNQMKNSDIQRFMIHLIRRKNIARSTQNQYINAIKFYFEKVLNRPKETYQWHRPRAVKKLPHVFSEQEVMLIIKSIKNLKHRCIILTIYSAGLRLSEVLNLRISDIHSKENCIFIRDAKGNKDRYTLLSEKLLLTLREYYINYKPSFWLFEGANAGRYSKSSVQAIFKRALVKAKIGKNGTIHTLRHSFATHLLERGVNLRYIQTLLGHNSIKTTEIYTHISKQNLKKIASPLDFLII